In Candidatus Obscuribacterales bacterium, one genomic interval encodes:
- a CDS encoding ImmA/IrrE family metallo-endopeptidase, which produces MKKSKRIFGRAFWKLAEVSPTFMQDWKLLEAAGIKIRLLNKSDIAYFSRKKRVVYVGKWSSHVNKIVSIGHEYVHALLRPTTDVKEGDDRETWINERLEEETEAIVHELLILQELIAAGKSKHFGKQFSSVGLGWLTIYQGGTVAGDAVEARLLATGIDTAASEDFLESVRKGGREAVKAVLCHTTTSNTGELYPEYYGYWFDEEMDKIAWHKKRAKSKQATLNTEAS; this is translated from the coding sequence ATGAAAAAGAGTAAGCGGATTTTCGGCCGCGCGTTTTGGAAACTGGCCGAAGTCAGCCCGACATTTATGCAGGACTGGAAGCTCCTAGAAGCTGCTGGCATTAAGATCCGTTTGCTCAACAAAAGTGACATTGCTTACTTCAGCCGGAAGAAGCGCGTCGTCTATGTTGGCAAATGGAGTAGCCATGTCAACAAAATCGTGAGCATCGGACACGAATACGTACACGCACTGTTGCGTCCTACGACTGACGTCAAAGAAGGCGACGATCGAGAGACCTGGATTAACGAACGCTTAGAAGAAGAAACCGAAGCCATTGTGCATGAGCTTTTGATTCTTCAGGAGTTAATTGCTGCAGGCAAGTCAAAACACTTCGGCAAGCAATTCAGCAGTGTTGGTCTTGGTTGGCTGACCATCTACCAAGGTGGAACAGTTGCCGGCGATGCCGTCGAAGCTCGTCTTTTGGCGACAGGAATAGACACAGCAGCTTCCGAAGATTTTTTGGAATCCGTCCGCAAGGGTGGCAGAGAAGCTGTCAAAGCCGTGCTGTGTCACACCACAACTTCGAACACAGGCGAATTGTATCCGGAGTATTACGGATATTGGTTCGACGAAGAAATGGACAAGATCGCTTGGCACAAAAAGCGAGCCAAATCGAAACAAGCAACACTAAATACCGAAGCCAGTTGA
- a CDS encoding SpoVR family protein, whose protein sequence is MHSEILTSDPLQAQRVRNLQVLLPRIKAIGDRYGCAPCRAIFRKKSDIQLMDDLIYPLGIPVSRKAWWYGKAAYQQRRGGQTGHVFEFATISNPAEVVLGDTNDLMMDILVIIHAWMGHVHLFHNNLWHAETQAESCLQKFAQDEAFVDGLLADHRNWGADRYEYYADAAHALEHHSGELPTPKDAVPEDELRAQLIQTLDELRDKFILANTLQDKEQFAEEIRDTARLLSCHPILPTSDILGFLMNPDNTKHLPDEARRIIEMTRFENRYSTQVVGRTKIMHEGFSHWVDAKMPHEPELDLLNIGFDHMIDAARYDTMHDAWPIYWFSDPYSLGQEIWNYIDEKYSKEIGTEVVRFRRLKVLTQADVDSGKYPVETITLPADSNGGFPEATVVTWTPRAGDIVETDEWVEETVKKYDRSFLFEVARTYDDTRFFHTFLTEEFFQRLHKKALDWVNKMFMLINGTLKNHRWDPSLVFEDDRMPISLEEMYQVVSIWQNQIKLREFIGMLGYGGPGLPVSQTSLWQMLQIIQTVASYDYFKDQFKRQMILRTGLQVLPNIKLVDTGRYNNAGVTTIRHEYDPNFGPLKEGYARQTLRYLWRFTGPVRLLTMEILTDSYGRPWGPPRPYQYYTENGKTVKERWL, encoded by the coding sequence ATGCATAGTGAAATTCTAACTAGCGATCCTTTGCAGGCACAACGCGTACGCAACCTCCAGGTGCTCTTGCCCAGAATCAAGGCAATTGGAGATCGTTATGGTTGTGCGCCATGCAGGGCGATTTTTCGCAAAAAGTCAGACATTCAGCTGATGGACGATCTTATCTATCCGCTCGGTATTCCAGTCAGCCGCAAGGCCTGGTGGTACGGAAAAGCTGCTTATCAACAGCGGCGCGGTGGTCAAACGGGGCACGTCTTCGAATTTGCCACCATTTCCAATCCGGCAGAAGTTGTACTTGGCGACACAAATGATTTGATGATGGACATCCTCGTGATTATTCACGCCTGGATGGGTCACGTTCATTTGTTCCATAACAACCTCTGGCATGCCGAGACACAAGCAGAGTCTTGTTTGCAGAAGTTTGCTCAGGACGAAGCTTTTGTTGATGGACTGTTGGCCGATCACCGCAACTGGGGTGCCGATAGGTATGAGTATTATGCTGATGCGGCTCACGCATTGGAGCACCACTCAGGCGAACTGCCGACTCCAAAGGATGCTGTTCCGGAAGATGAATTGCGCGCTCAGTTGATCCAAACTTTGGATGAGTTGAGAGACAAGTTCATTTTGGCAAATACTCTGCAAGACAAAGAGCAATTTGCTGAAGAAATTCGGGACACGGCAAGACTGCTTAGCTGTCACCCTATCCTGCCTACAAGCGATATCCTCGGCTTCTTGATGAATCCCGACAACACCAAGCACTTGCCCGATGAAGCAAGGCGAATCATTGAAATGACTCGTTTTGAAAATCGCTACAGTACGCAGGTTGTTGGACGGACGAAAATCATGCACGAAGGATTCAGTCACTGGGTCGACGCGAAAATGCCTCATGAGCCGGAACTGGACTTGCTCAATATTGGTTTCGATCACATGATCGATGCTGCTCGTTATGACACCATGCACGACGCATGGCCTATTTACTGGTTTAGCGATCCTTACTCGCTGGGTCAGGAAATATGGAATTACATCGACGAGAAGTACTCGAAAGAGATCGGCACCGAAGTTGTAAGATTCCGCAGACTCAAGGTATTGACTCAAGCAGATGTCGACTCCGGAAAATATCCGGTTGAGACAATTACGTTACCGGCAGACTCTAATGGTGGTTTCCCAGAAGCGACTGTTGTTACCTGGACACCTCGTGCCGGCGATATCGTTGAGACTGATGAGTGGGTGGAAGAAACCGTCAAGAAATACGACCGCAGCTTCCTCTTTGAAGTAGCGCGTACGTATGATGACACTCGCTTCTTCCATACTTTCCTGACCGAGGAATTCTTCCAGCGCTTGCACAAAAAGGCTCTTGATTGGGTCAATAAGATGTTCATGCTAATAAACGGCACTCTGAAAAATCACCGCTGGGATCCCAGCCTCGTGTTTGAAGATGATCGAATGCCTATATCACTTGAAGAAATGTATCAGGTTGTCTCCATTTGGCAGAATCAGATCAAGCTTCGAGAGTTCATCGGCATGCTCGGTTATGGTGGCCCAGGACTGCCTGTAAGCCAAACGTCGCTATGGCAAATGCTGCAAATTATCCAAACGGTAGCCTCCTACGACTACTTCAAGGATCAATTTAAACGGCAAATGATCCTGCGCACGGGCTTGCAAGTTTTGCCGAACATCAAATTGGTCGACACCGGTCGTTATAACAACGCCGGCGTCACGACAATTCGCCACGAGTATGATCCCAACTTTGGACCTTTGAAGGAAGGCTATGCCCGACAAACACTAAGGTACCTGTGGAGATTTACCGGACCGGTGCGATTGTTGACGATGGAGATCCTGACGGACTCATACGGCCGTCCGTGGGGACCGCCGCGCCCGTATCAGTATTACACTGAAAACGGCAAAACGGTCAAAGAACGCTGGCTGTAG
- a CDS encoding alpha/beta hydrolase, whose protein sequence is MIKAKVVSFVSALLVLVGGMTPAFSAVDSTPATTPIVLPDGMQPAFAVIEPPLPGQKRNRMRVLCVTNRKEKDIKPKFNALGEIIPNKQMKFLNDASETGLTYCVCEITFGGKPDMKLLQTPMDCKLSPYSWAKWQLKSPHIESIIKISEVEFFDYLHQASPDGQIYIIMPGSFTRFDEAVKRGSAGVLALNSKAVFVFSWPAQGSIRPDNYGYDGTQAERSILVFERLMSRLAKEFGSKNVHVIAHSMGNRIISWTSAVIMLRNGCLDNEGVCTIPQKFGRLEMVSADIDASLFVDNYANSVKATYTAADIWVSKKDKALVLSKLVHKKPRLGQRVKELPVIPGIRFIVFTKADMGKFGHSVPFPIIARVIKSHGKCPGSPWKFIRIRDGESPIDELIKRDKDE, encoded by the coding sequence ATGATTAAGGCCAAAGTTGTTAGCTTTGTGTCTGCATTGCTTGTGCTTGTTGGCGGAATGACTCCGGCATTTTCAGCCGTGGACAGCACCCCTGCAACTACGCCAATTGTTCTGCCCGATGGTATGCAACCGGCTTTTGCCGTAATAGAACCACCACTACCAGGGCAGAAACGAAACCGCATGCGCGTGCTTTGCGTGACAAACAGGAAAGAGAAAGACATAAAGCCAAAATTCAATGCTTTGGGAGAAATAATTCCCAACAAGCAAATGAAGTTCTTGAACGATGCTTCGGAAACTGGGCTGACTTATTGCGTGTGCGAAATTACTTTTGGCGGCAAACCGGATATGAAACTATTGCAAACGCCAATGGATTGCAAGCTGTCTCCGTATAGCTGGGCGAAGTGGCAATTGAAGTCGCCACACATCGAGTCAATCATAAAGATATCCGAGGTGGAATTCTTCGATTACTTGCACCAAGCAAGCCCGGACGGACAAATCTACATCATCATGCCGGGGTCGTTTACTCGCTTTGACGAAGCGGTAAAACGTGGATCAGCAGGCGTTCTTGCTTTGAATTCGAAAGCGGTATTCGTCTTTAGTTGGCCGGCTCAGGGCTCAATTCGCCCGGACAATTATGGTTATGACGGCACACAAGCGGAACGGTCGATTCTCGTATTTGAGCGACTGATGTCCAGACTAGCCAAAGAATTCGGTTCAAAGAATGTGCACGTAATTGCACACTCGATGGGCAACCGGATCATCTCTTGGACATCCGCCGTGATCATGCTTAGAAACGGCTGCCTTGACAATGAAGGTGTCTGCACAATTCCTCAGAAGTTCGGTCGTTTAGAAATGGTATCGGCTGATATTGATGCATCACTGTTCGTAGACAACTATGCAAACTCAGTGAAAGCTACATACACTGCAGCCGACATTTGGGTGTCGAAAAAGGATAAAGCTCTGGTCTTGTCCAAACTAGTGCACAAGAAGCCGCGCCTTGGTCAGCGAGTTAAGGAATTACCTGTAATACCAGGAATTCGCTTTATCGTTTTCACCAAAGCCGACATGGGCAAGTTCGGACACTCAGTTCCGTTTCCAATCATCGCGCGCGTGATTAAGAGCCATGGAAAATGTCCAGGCTCCCCCTGGAAATTTATCCGCATCCGTGACGGCGAAAGCCCGATTGATGAACTCATCAAGCGCGACAAGGACGAATAA
- a CDS encoding cysteine hydrolase, with protein sequence MDKYTLVVLFMQEDFVAANNPETINNVEKLILEAKANGNGIIFAELPYESPIKDEGYAPTHKRLKDHVVTYDRGRRVDVYEHYVIRDIYYMSSDASCMIADAATERKFALDNFVVCGVNTDLGVLQTVLGLAKRLPKSEISVVMDACNTRYDGDCWAEFKPLNIRLI encoded by the coding sequence ATGGACAAATACACTCTTGTTGTCTTGTTTATGCAAGAAGATTTTGTTGCCGCAAACAATCCGGAAACAATCAACAATGTTGAAAAGTTGATTCTGGAAGCGAAAGCTAACGGCAATGGAATTATTTTTGCCGAGTTGCCCTATGAAAGTCCAATAAAAGACGAGGGTTATGCGCCAACGCATAAGCGCCTTAAGGACCATGTCGTCACCTACGACAGGGGCAGACGAGTAGATGTCTACGAACACTATGTCATAAGAGACATCTATTACATGTCGAGCGATGCATCTTGCATGATCGCAGACGCTGCTACCGAGCGGAAATTCGCCTTGGACAACTTTGTTGTTTGCGGCGTTAACACCGATCTCGGCGTTCTTCAAACCGTTCTTGGGCTGGCAAAACGATTGCCCAAGAGCGAAATCTCTGTAGTCATGGATGCCTGTAATACCAGGTACGACGGTGACTGCTGGGCTGAGTTCAAACCCCTCAATATTCGCTTGATTTAG
- a CDS encoding S8 family peptidase: protein MNKIRNFFEKLVAITVRAFEALFGGKNSAPTKSGDIIPGEYLVVLNPSHDLESLTKSLGISPFARYSEWGFAAKLSRQQAEQLNNDSRVKFVEPNRLILIDPLESPSDETNLVAFDEQPKQQIPPGIKRIDGHLSKTAKIDGVDDRVDVDIAIIDTGIQLDHPDLNVVNNVTFVEGTKNGADDHGHGTHCAGIAAAIDNGIGTVGVAPGARLWAVKVLSGKGSGSLAGVVSGIDYVTKNADKIDVANMSLGGEFKSDAIDEALSKSVAAGVTYAVAAGNSNKDAKTFSPANHPDVICVSAMADYDGVGGGQGTATCRDDADDTRAGFSNFGEVVEIAAPGVCIYATWMGSGYKTISGTSMASPHVAGACALIKAANKDAKPADVRKTLLDAAKPQSDPKYGFKGDPDKFAEPMLNVGSF, encoded by the coding sequence ATGAACAAGATCCGCAACTTTTTCGAAAAGCTTGTTGCGATAACGGTTCGCGCCTTCGAAGCTTTGTTCGGGGGCAAGAACTCCGCACCAACAAAGTCCGGTGACATTATCCCCGGTGAATATCTGGTTGTATTGAATCCGAGTCATGACCTTGAGTCTCTGACCAAGTCACTCGGTATCAGTCCTTTCGCCAGATACTCCGAGTGGGGTTTTGCTGCAAAGCTTTCGCGCCAACAGGCCGAACAGCTTAACAACGATTCACGCGTGAAGTTTGTCGAGCCTAACCGCTTGATCCTCATCGATCCGCTCGAGTCTCCTTCTGATGAAACCAATCTCGTAGCATTCGACGAACAGCCGAAGCAACAGATTCCGCCTGGCATCAAGCGTATCGACGGTCATTTGAGCAAGACTGCCAAAATCGACGGCGTGGACGACAGAGTTGATGTCGACATCGCCATCATCGACACAGGCATCCAGCTTGACCACCCGGATCTAAACGTTGTTAACAACGTAACCTTCGTAGAAGGTACGAAGAACGGCGCTGACGATCACGGTCACGGTACGCACTGTGCCGGTATTGCCGCAGCTATCGATAACGGTATCGGCACTGTCGGTGTTGCTCCTGGTGCTAGACTCTGGGCTGTTAAGGTCCTGTCCGGCAAAGGCAGCGGCTCACTCGCCGGTGTTGTCTCTGGTATCGACTACGTCACTAAAAACGCCGACAAAATCGACGTGGCCAACATGAGCCTTGGTGGCGAGTTCAAGAGCGATGCTATTGATGAAGCTCTCAGCAAGTCGGTAGCGGCTGGTGTCACGTATGCAGTTGCCGCCGGCAACTCCAATAAGGACGCTAAGACCTTCTCGCCAGCCAATCACCCTGACGTAATTTGCGTCAGCGCCATGGCTGACTATGACGGTGTTGGTGGCGGACAAGGTACAGCCACGTGCCGCGACGACGCCGACGACACTCGCGCCGGCTTCAGCAACTTCGGTGAAGTAGTTGAAATCGCAGCTCCCGGTGTTTGCATCTATGCAACCTGGATGGGCAGCGGCTACAAAACTATCAGCGGTACGTCCATGGCCTCGCCACACGTCGCCGGTGCTTGTGCATTGATCAAGGCTGCTAACAAAGATGCAAAACCAGCTGATGTTAGAAAGACTTTGCTCGATGCAGCTAAGCCGCAATCTGATCCGAAGTACGGCTTTAAGGGTGATCCCGACAAGTTCGCTGAGCCTATGCTCAACGTCGGCTCGTTCTAA
- a CDS encoding DUF444 family protein — protein MSDDNKKKKAAGNKKPQPRKRQPKEKAPAQPDAANDPGNNNGWKALMAKWVEENPERERPSVVLPCPPYLDRTIKDRELFMRRAKPHITKDILKKIIRGDSDIFRNVYLAARTFASQWIPSRPAWLPDGVFGDIEVPIDVEEPSWWPGRDEPGGGGGGQEAGEDDADIVYMPISYEEFLELLALLFDLPFLKATDMDKMLVYTLKKRGLKKQGPTSRLDKLATARARIERFRAAINTRPEDYPDLSPDKIPTPVEFPFEKVDRRYTRVEEKWEPDSKAVVFFELDVSGSMGGEPMMIAKFFFLLNLIWLRTRYKDVTVVYIAHNHKAYRIPSEADFFRVVEDGGTAFAPSHELVLQIYRNEFGPDWNAYCLHATDGFGDSASEVTPLIEKMLRTGFNYFGYLEIDTYGWGGGSWQSSGMQAAQNVAADVKSHVGIAKISSMDQVPEAMKQIMDKDKTANGGA, from the coding sequence ATGAGTGACGATAACAAAAAGAAAAAGGCTGCAGGTAATAAGAAACCGCAACCGAGAAAAAGGCAGCCTAAAGAGAAGGCCCCTGCGCAACCGGATGCTGCAAATGATCCGGGAAACAATAATGGCTGGAAAGCGCTTATGGCTAAGTGGGTAGAAGAAAACCCAGAGCGTGAGCGTCCTTCTGTCGTGCTGCCTTGTCCTCCATACTTGGACAGAACAATCAAAGACCGCGAATTGTTTATGAGGCGCGCAAAGCCACATATAACAAAAGACATCTTGAAGAAGATCATTCGTGGCGATTCCGATATCTTTAGAAACGTATATCTTGCTGCCAGAACATTTGCCAGCCAGTGGATTCCTTCTCGTCCCGCATGGCTTCCTGATGGAGTCTTCGGTGATATTGAAGTACCTATTGATGTTGAAGAACCTTCATGGTGGCCTGGTCGTGATGAGCCAGGTGGCGGCGGCGGAGGACAAGAAGCCGGCGAAGACGATGCTGATATCGTCTATATGCCAATCAGTTATGAAGAGTTTCTCGAGCTCCTAGCGTTGCTGTTCGACTTGCCCTTCCTCAAAGCAACTGATATGGACAAGATGCTTGTCTATACATTGAAAAAGCGAGGATTGAAAAAGCAAGGACCGACATCTCGTTTGGATAAGTTGGCCACGGCAAGAGCAAGGATTGAACGATTCCGCGCAGCAATAAATACGCGCCCGGAAGATTATCCCGACTTGTCGCCTGACAAAATCCCCACACCTGTTGAATTTCCTTTTGAAAAGGTCGACAGACGCTACACGCGTGTGGAAGAGAAGTGGGAACCGGATTCCAAAGCCGTTGTTTTCTTCGAGCTTGATGTCTCGGGATCAATGGGCGGTGAACCAATGATGATTGCCAAATTCTTCTTCTTGCTCAACCTTATTTGGTTGCGCACAAGATACAAGGATGTGACAGTCGTATACATCGCTCACAATCACAAGGCTTACCGAATCCCCAGTGAAGCAGACTTCTTCCGAGTGGTTGAAGACGGCGGTACTGCATTTGCACCTTCTCACGAGTTGGTTTTGCAAATCTATCGCAATGAATTCGGACCCGATTGGAATGCTTACTGTCTGCATGCGACCGATGGATTTGGCGACTCGGCCTCCGAGGTAACGCCGCTTATCGAGAAGATGCTCCGAACAGGATTCAACTACTTTGGATACCTGGAAATCGACACTTACGGTTGGGGCGGTGGCAGTTGGCAATCCAGCGGCATGCAAGCTGCGCAAAATGTGGCTGCCGATGTGAAGTCGCATGTGGGTATTGCCAAAATCTCATCCATGGACCAAGTGCCTGAAGCCATGAAGCAAATCATGGACAAGGACAAGACCGCCAATGGAGGTGCGTAA
- a CDS encoding GIY-YIG nuclease family protein gives MRTYYVYIMSSYSLTFYIGVTGNLERRVSEHKQKVRDGFTKEYVVNKLVYFEPCNDVHLALEREKQLKRWSRSKKLELIGTMNPYLCDLSLHW, from the coding sequence ATGCGCACGTACTACGTTTACATCATGTCAAGCTACTCGCTTACGTTCTATATCGGCGTGACGGGAAATCTAGAACGAAGAGTCAGTGAACACAAACAAAAAGTCAGAGATGGCTTTACAAAAGAGTATGTTGTCAACAAGCTTGTCTATTTTGAACCTTGTAACGATGTTCATCTTGCACTTGAACGAGAAAAGCAACTTAAGCGGTGGAGCCGAAGCAAGAAACTTGAGCTAATCGGAACTATGAACCCGTACCTCTGCGATCTATCACTTCATTGGTGA
- the nadD gene encoding nicotinate (nicotinamide) nucleotide adenylyltransferase, with protein sequence MESPVRGIAIFGGSFNPLQNMHKRIALQVLKQFKDIDKVLLVTCAQPVHRDDVMLAAELRHEMVAAAIAEHYPRLEACRIEIDRPGASLSADTVKQVRDLYGPDVRLYFVIGTDHVFGISEWEGADTIFQECELLIAPRGAYWTDQISQWRKVLPANVKFSPIKLNTKKVFSSGMVRDRVRAGLKVSHLVPPAVYRILSERGYYKDRGQPNHSSSTQDPSAPEEYQHVRQHGQTSNV encoded by the coding sequence ATGGAATCCCCAGTAAGAGGCATTGCCATTTTCGGCGGTTCGTTCAATCCGCTGCAGAACATGCACAAGCGAATCGCTCTTCAAGTATTGAAGCAGTTCAAAGACATTGACAAGGTTCTTCTTGTCACCTGTGCGCAACCCGTGCATCGAGACGACGTTATGCTCGCCGCAGAGTTGCGCCATGAGATGGTGGCTGCTGCCATAGCCGAGCACTATCCTCGACTGGAAGCCTGCCGCATCGAAATCGACAGACCAGGAGCGTCATTGTCTGCCGACACCGTTAAGCAAGTCCGTGACTTATATGGCCCGGATGTTCGACTCTACTTCGTCATTGGCACCGATCATGTTTTCGGTATCAGCGAATGGGAAGGCGCCGACACCATTTTCCAGGAATGCGAATTATTGATTGCACCGCGTGGCGCTTACTGGACTGATCAAATCAGCCAGTGGCGAAAAGTCTTGCCCGCAAACGTCAAGTTTTCGCCAATCAAGCTCAATACCAAGAAAGTATTTTCTTCAGGCATGGTGCGCGATCGCGTCAGAGCCGGTTTGAAAGTCTCACACTTAGTGCCGCCTGCTGTTTATCGCATTCTCTCCGAACGCGGCTACTACAAAGACCGCGGACAACCCAACCATAGTTCTTCAACCCAAGACCCTTCAGCGCCGGAGGAATACCAACATGTTCGACAACATGGCCAAACAAGTAATGTATGA
- a CDS encoding endonuclease/exonuclease/phosphatase family protein, giving the protein MTDKSTRANARTKQLGALNKEETKQINSWSKLVKNELGVVLPSGRIWPFVLINSLDVATVAEAEKILDDIDANRKLPLNKLQPSGPRVPSIVSRQMTPFLSVNPTANAPIISWHALSHTRNLLRMHKLGVLSERFPPQRPEPDPNVVRMEFEDMFGSMSQPGRYDEFARVRNHNGEFVDTVKAEKFLTSYTLFIGTAAFITMQEISPEAGKLLADKAGNFRYECFSTPDNGRGQAVLIIVHKFQKVLEHGSWSDVANVGGIHHLREAPWVRTKDLVMSSVHLKSNIGGRRATTKVRIEQINKLLDHMDAIRRDGETQIVTGDFNCLTDANPASPEMARFFEDGWKRLGGDDHRPTHISRRAIDAIFYRGPAELSGYEIFQIWQTNLSDHNAIEGRLALPRKKSIRSTKTKATKPKNKVKSDKCECNEEPKKTTRTRKTTRKPKPAEIRLKRPRADR; this is encoded by the coding sequence ATGACTGACAAATCTACTCGGGCAAATGCCCGCACAAAACAACTTGGCGCTTTGAACAAAGAAGAAACTAAACAAATCAACAGCTGGTCAAAGCTGGTGAAAAACGAACTGGGAGTGGTTTTGCCATCGGGACGGATTTGGCCGTTTGTGCTCATCAATTCACTTGATGTCGCAACTGTTGCTGAAGCCGAGAAAATCCTCGATGACATCGATGCCAACCGCAAGCTGCCGTTGAACAAACTACAACCATCTGGTCCGAGAGTTCCCAGCATCGTCAGCCGGCAAATGACTCCGTTTCTTTCCGTCAATCCGACGGCAAATGCGCCTATTATTTCCTGGCATGCTTTGTCGCATACACGCAACTTGTTGCGCATGCACAAGCTCGGTGTTTTGAGCGAACGCTTCCCGCCGCAACGTCCGGAGCCGGATCCAAATGTGGTCCGCATGGAATTTGAAGACATGTTCGGCTCGATGTCTCAGCCCGGTAGATATGACGAGTTTGCTCGCGTGCGCAATCACAACGGCGAATTCGTAGATACGGTCAAGGCAGAAAAGTTTTTGACTAGCTACACGCTATTCATCGGCACGGCCGCTTTCATAACCATGCAAGAAATCTCGCCCGAAGCAGGCAAATTACTTGCAGACAAAGCCGGAAATTTCAGGTACGAATGCTTCTCCACGCCGGACAACGGTCGTGGTCAAGCCGTGCTTATCATCGTGCACAAGTTCCAGAAAGTCCTTGAGCACGGCAGTTGGTCGGATGTTGCCAACGTCGGTGGTATCCATCACCTGCGTGAAGCACCTTGGGTTCGCACCAAGGATTTGGTGATGTCATCCGTGCACTTGAAGAGCAATATCGGCGGTCGCAGAGCAACGACCAAAGTGCGCATTGAACAAATCAACAAGCTACTTGATCACATGGACGCTATTCGCCGCGATGGCGAAACGCAGATTGTCACAGGCGACTTCAACTGTTTGACTGATGCTAATCCGGCTTCACCGGAAATGGCTCGCTTCTTCGAGGACGGCTGGAAACGACTTGGCGGTGACGACCACAGACCAACACACATTTCCAGACGGGCAATCGACGCCATCTTCTATCGCGGTCCTGCAGAACTCAGTGGCTACGAGATCTTCCAGATTTGGCAAACAAATCTGTCAGATCACAACGCCATCGAGGGACGACTTGCTCTTCCGCGCAAAAAATCAATTCGCTCAACCAAGACAAAGGCGACCAAGCCGAAAAACAAGGTGAAGAGCGACAAGTGCGAATGCAACGAAGAGCCCAAGAAAACCACGCGTACTCGTAAGACGACTCGCAAGCCAAAGCCTGCCGAGATTCGTCTGAAGCGTCCGCGTGCTGACCGATAG
- a CDS encoding histidine phosphatase family protein, whose product MNTRRDLSDYDQVIIRMRHAESEANVAYRRIDRDKECRLYYGIGGFDERVKLTQQGKYQAEAAGRKLRQILRADRPLEEVLVSEFFRTEETALNVMRELGIRAPLIHDARLNKRRQGLFWNMTYYGVQTKHTDEYERYLADLKKGGLNYAPPGGEGHQDGESYKQLFARTDALHAEYCSRTDRFLSLWVDHLSSELSLRRKTDRISDRSVRLKNDAESVDNAEIVAYGRMLDGNNRPFKRINLDVLLP is encoded by the coding sequence ATGAACACTCGTCGCGATCTTTCAGATTATGATCAAGTGATAATCCGCATGCGCCACGCTGAATCGGAAGCCAATGTCGCATACCGCCGGATCGACAGAGACAAAGAATGCCGACTCTATTACGGAATCGGTGGTTTTGATGAAAGGGTCAAACTGACTCAACAAGGTAAATATCAAGCCGAGGCTGCCGGAAGAAAATTGCGTCAAATCCTGCGTGCCGATAGACCTCTAGAAGAAGTCTTGGTCAGCGAATTTTTCCGCACGGAAGAAACCGCCTTGAATGTTATGCGCGAATTAGGAATTCGTGCCCCTCTAATTCATGACGCTCGTCTAAACAAGCGGAGACAAGGTCTTTTCTGGAATATGACTTATTACGGTGTGCAAACAAAGCATACCGATGAGTACGAAAGGTACCTTGCAGATCTAAAAAAGGGTGGTTTGAATTACGCCCCACCTGGAGGCGAAGGACATCAGGACGGTGAAAGCTACAAGCAGCTGTTTGCTCGGACTGATGCATTGCATGCTGAGTACTGCTCAAGGACGGACCGGTTTCTTTCCTTGTGGGTGGATCACTTGTCGTCAGAACTTTCATTGCGCCGCAAAACGGATCGCATCTCCGATAGAAGCGTGCGTCTAAAAAACGACGCAGAGTCTGTGGACAATGCGGAAATCGTTGCCTATGGACGCATGCTTGACGGTAATAACCGTCCATTCAAGCGCATAAACCTGGATGTTTTGTTGCCCTAG